From one Dama dama isolate Ldn47 chromosome 4, ASM3311817v1, whole genome shotgun sequence genomic stretch:
- the LOC133052179 gene encoding putative killer cell immunoglobulin-like receptor like protein KIR3DP1 isoform X1 translates to MWPTILGFLTFGGYETPSLSAWPSPVVPLGETVTLRCHSNSRLSGFRLFKRDGTSLPELQSHDVNTFTLGPVTREHAGSYTCSGFYWPLSLWSRHSDPLQIVVTGVFTKPSISAHPGRLEQEGKNVTLRCQSQLLFDKFILHQENSTGHFQTRGEMFTGGHASADFAIGPMTLGSVGTYQCYGSLSHSPYVWSAPSDPVDIVMTGLSKKPSLSAQGGPVMKSGENVTLLCSSEHPFDQFHLLREGRNLGRLLMGGRDPRGALQAAFPLGPGTPAHSGVYRCYGSFNHSPYSWSNSSDPLLLSVTGSTTSTCPSTMDPHTTEEAWLPQGHSSQLHLLLRLPIAFIYTSIFLAVLVCHWLPKKCCNHGRRAQGRQNSEQ, encoded by the exons GTGGATATGAGACGCCCTCTTTGTCAGCCTGGCCAAGCCCCGTGGTTCCCTTAGGAGAGACTGTGACTCTTAGGTGTCACTCCAATTCTCGACTTTCTGGATTCAGACTGTTCAAAAGAGATGGGACCAGTTTGCCCGAGCTCCAGTCACATGATGTCAACACCTTCACCCTTGGCCCGGTGACCAGAGAACATGCTGGATCCTACACATGTTCTGGATTCTACTGGCCTCTCTCTCTGTGGTCCAGACACAGTGACCCCCTGCAGATTGTGGTCACAG GTGTGTTCACAAAACCCTCCATCTCAGCCCACCCAGGCCGCCTCGAGCAGGAGGGAAAGAATGTGACCCTTCGCTGTCAATCACAGCTGTTGTTTGACAAGTTTATCCTGCACCAGGAAAATAGCACAGGGCATTTCCAGACACGTGGAGAGATGTTCACGGGCGGGCATGCCTCAGCTGACTTCGCCATTGGCCCCATGACCTTGGGGAGTGTGGGCACCTACCAATGCTACGGCTCTCTCAGCCACTCCCCCTATGTGTGGTCAGCCCCCAGCGACCCCGTGGACATCGTCATGACAG GTCTGTCCAAGAAACCATCTCTCTCAGCCCAGGGGGGGCCCGTGATGAAGTCAGGAGAGAATGTGACCTTGCTCTGCAGCTCCGAGCATCCCTTTGACCAGTTCCATCTTCTCCGGGAGGGGAGGAACCTTGGGCGCCTGCTCATGGGAGGGCGGGACCCTCGCGGAGCACTCCAGGCAGCGTTCCCTCTGGGTCCTGGGACCCCAGCCCACAGCGGGGTCTACAGGTGCTACGGCTCCTTCAATCACTCTCCCTACTCGTGGTCAAACTCCAGCGACCCCCTGCTCCTGTCTGTCACAG GATCCACTACAAGTACTTGCCCATCAACCATGGATCCACACACCACAGAAG AAGCATGGCTTCCTCAAGGCCACTCCAGCCAGCTGCACCTTCTCCTTAGGCTACCCATAGCCTTCATCTATACCAGCATCTTCCTCGCTGTTCTTGTCTGTCACTGGTTACCCAAAAA ATGTTGCAATCATGGAAGGAGAGCCCAAGGAAGACAGAACAGTGAACAGTGA
- the LOC133052179 gene encoding putative killer cell immunoglobulin-like receptor like protein KIR3DP1 isoform X2, whose amino-acid sequence MWPTILGFLTFGGYETPSLSAWPSPVVPLGETVTLRCHSNSRLSGFRLFKRDGTSLPELQSHDVNTFTLGPVTREHAGSYTCSGFYWPLSLWSRHSDPLQIVVTGVFTKPSISAHPGRLEQEGKNVTLRCQSQLLFDKFILHQENSTGHFQTRGEMFTGGHASADFAIGPMTLGSVGTYQCYGSLSHSPYVWSAPSDPVDIVMTGLSKKPSLSAQGGPVMKSGENVTLLCSSEHPFDQFHLLREGRNLGRLLMGGRDPRGALQAAFPLGPGTPAHSGVYRCYGSFNHSPYSWSNSSDPLLLSVTGSTTSTCPSTMDPHTTEAWLPQGHSSQLHLLLRLPIAFIYTSIFLAVLVCHWLPKKCCNHGRRAQGRQNSEQ is encoded by the exons GTGGATATGAGACGCCCTCTTTGTCAGCCTGGCCAAGCCCCGTGGTTCCCTTAGGAGAGACTGTGACTCTTAGGTGTCACTCCAATTCTCGACTTTCTGGATTCAGACTGTTCAAAAGAGATGGGACCAGTTTGCCCGAGCTCCAGTCACATGATGTCAACACCTTCACCCTTGGCCCGGTGACCAGAGAACATGCTGGATCCTACACATGTTCTGGATTCTACTGGCCTCTCTCTCTGTGGTCCAGACACAGTGACCCCCTGCAGATTGTGGTCACAG GTGTGTTCACAAAACCCTCCATCTCAGCCCACCCAGGCCGCCTCGAGCAGGAGGGAAAGAATGTGACCCTTCGCTGTCAATCACAGCTGTTGTTTGACAAGTTTATCCTGCACCAGGAAAATAGCACAGGGCATTTCCAGACACGTGGAGAGATGTTCACGGGCGGGCATGCCTCAGCTGACTTCGCCATTGGCCCCATGACCTTGGGGAGTGTGGGCACCTACCAATGCTACGGCTCTCTCAGCCACTCCCCCTATGTGTGGTCAGCCCCCAGCGACCCCGTGGACATCGTCATGACAG GTCTGTCCAAGAAACCATCTCTCTCAGCCCAGGGGGGGCCCGTGATGAAGTCAGGAGAGAATGTGACCTTGCTCTGCAGCTCCGAGCATCCCTTTGACCAGTTCCATCTTCTCCGGGAGGGGAGGAACCTTGGGCGCCTGCTCATGGGAGGGCGGGACCCTCGCGGAGCACTCCAGGCAGCGTTCCCTCTGGGTCCTGGGACCCCAGCCCACAGCGGGGTCTACAGGTGCTACGGCTCCTTCAATCACTCTCCCTACTCGTGGTCAAACTCCAGCGACCCCCTGCTCCTGTCTGTCACAG GATCCACTACAAGTACTTGCCCATCAACCATGGATCCACACACCACAGAAG CATGGCTTCCTCAAGGCCACTCCAGCCAGCTGCACCTTCTCCTTAGGCTACCCATAGCCTTCATCTATACCAGCATCTTCCTCGCTGTTCTTGTCTGTCACTGGTTACCCAAAAA ATGTTGCAATCATGGAAGGAGAGCCCAAGGAAGACAGAACAGTGAACAGTGA